A window from Deltaproteobacteria bacterium encodes these proteins:
- a CDS encoding uracil-DNA glycosylase, whose protein sequence is MLRLERRLTRCRLCPRLVEHRERVGRERVARFRAWTYWARPVPGFGDPAARLLLVGLAPAAHGANRTGRMFTGDESGNWLYAALHRAGFASQPLARDRDDGLTLTDAFVTAVVRCAPPANRPSPREIATCRRYLLEELARLSRLRVVVALGKVAHDGFLAAERARGTALPCPLPRFAHGAEHRLASGLVLVSSYHPSQQNTFTGKLTRPMLDAVLARARALVTA, encoded by the coding sequence CTGCTTCGGCTCGAGCGGCGCCTGACGCGCTGCCGGCTCTGCCCGCGTCTCGTGGAGCATCGCGAGCGGGTGGGCCGCGAGAGGGTGGCGCGCTTCCGCGCCTGGACGTACTGGGCGCGTCCCGTGCCCGGGTTCGGCGATCCGGCGGCGCGGCTCCTGCTCGTCGGGCTCGCCCCGGCCGCGCACGGGGCCAACCGCACCGGGCGTATGTTCACCGGCGACGAGAGCGGCAACTGGCTCTACGCCGCGCTCCATCGCGCCGGCTTCGCCAGCCAGCCCCTGGCGCGCGATCGTGACGACGGGCTCACGCTGACCGACGCGTTCGTCACCGCGGTGGTGCGCTGCGCGCCGCCCGCGAACCGTCCCTCGCCGCGTGAGATCGCGACCTGCCGTCGCTACCTGCTGGAGGAGCTCGCGCGCCTCTCCCGGCTCCGGGTCGTCGTCGCGCTCGGCAAGGTGGCGCACGACGGCTTCCTCGCCGCCGAGCGCGCGCGCGGCACGGCGCTGCCCTGTCCGCTGCCGCGCTTCGCGCACGGCGCGGAGCATCGCCTGGCGTCGGGGCTCGTGCTCGTCTCCTCGTACCACCCGAGCCAGCAGAACACGTTCACGGGGAAGCTCACGCGGCCGATGCTCGACGCGGTGCTCGCCCGCGCGCGGGCGCTGGTCACGGCGTGA